tgacttgCATCTCCCGTACAGAATTGGGCAGCCAAGACTGCCTACAgcaatggggtgggggtgggggcagcatcTCCACGGCTCTTGGAAAGAGTGAGTGAAGGTTCAACCTTGGAAAGGCACCAACCAGGACGCCTCAAGACAACAGGTAAAGTGGCTTCTctgggcctccacctcccaacgaCAGAGAAAGCAGTAGCCTCTCATCTTTCCCAACCTTTTTATTTCCACTTGTGCTTAAAAGAACATTGCATGCATTTGAAGTCAAGTTTTGGGAGGCAATTTTCAGCACTATGAGAAAAGGATTAGGATAAAATGGAATCCAacaggtaaatccccaaatacaaTATTGAAATTTACCCCTTCTTGTCACTGCTAAAACTGGCAGCCTCCTCCACTACTGCTTGGAGCTGGCTGCAGACTCCAGAGCACCTTCCAAATAAAGCAAAAACcctcaaatattttcaatgaaaacaaaaccccACAGTATATAAAATCAATCGTTTTAGCTACAACTCAACCATAGGTAACATAAAAGGATtgtggagttttttttgttttttattctttaagaaatGATTTTTTCTCTCTCAAGTGCAAAGTGGTTTCAGATCCAAGAAGCAGAAAATTAAACCTCTTCAAAACGGTTTAAAAGCTCAGGTTTAGCACTGCCTCAGCAAATGTAGTGGACGTTATGCTTTAGAAACCAAAAGAGTGTCCAAACAcatctgtacattttaaaaaggtactttcaaacaaccaggaAAGAAGTCTCTTGCAGTGTAAGAGAGCACACTATTTGGAATATGTATAAGGGAGTTTGATGACAGTGTTGGTGGATTTTGAGTGAGTAGAAAGGGAATCAGCTGATGCGTTTCAGATGCAAAGAAATGTCACAGATTCAGGCCTCCAACACAGTGGAAAAAATCCTTAAGGTAAAGTCAGGCATATTTATAGCCATTTGGGCAAACCAGCATCAAGCCTGTTTAGGAACATCatacttcttttttaatgttattggTTTTTCATAGAAATATTCATTTCTTCTTGTACATAACCTATTAACTTGATTCAAAATCCTTTTGGCAACCATTCCACAAACAAGCTCTAGTAGGAAACAGCACACACCACTAAGAAAATACTCAGGTTTAAGATGAAAGACTCTTAGAATGGTTCTATTTTTTGCCACCAATACCCAAAGATTTCCCTTTGACAACTCAGGGTCCTAAGGAATTActgttcctctccctcccatAAACCCTCATCCCCAAACTTCTTCACAGTGACTGATAACTGTTTAGAATAAAAACAGATGGAGGAGAAGAACCCCATATCATGATTTTGGGTCCAACGTTTGCTCCTTCCCCAAACCCACTCCCTAGCTAGCGCCTGCACTTTCCTACTGGCTGGAAAGTCCATCATCATTCGTAACTCTGTACTGAGTTCCCCAGCCCAAGCAGCACCCCAGCACATACTGACCCACCGTTCATGCCACTGTAGACATTCCGGTGATGGGGTGACCCGTCCTCCTGCGCCTGCCGTCTGAGAGTGCCCTCCCTGCTGCCTCCGCCgctgcctccacctcctccaccgcCTCCTCCGTGTTTGTGGTCAGGGCTCCCTCCATAATGTTGTTTGAGGTGCTCCGGGCTGGTGCCCCTGGCTCTGGGGAGATGCTCTAGGCTCCCCCCGAGATCGTGTTTCTGAAGATGCTCCGGGCTCCCTCCGCTGTGCCTGGTGTGTTCAGGGCTGCTCCCTGAGCGGTGCTTCTGGAAGTGTTCCGGGCTCCCACTCAGCACGTGCTTGGGCAGCGTTTCGGGGCTGCTCCCTGGATGCGGGTGCCTTTGCTGTTCGGGGCTGCCCTTGCACAAGGGTTTGTGGTGCTCCGGGCTAGGTCCTTTGAGTGCTTTGGGGCGATCTGGGGTCCCACAGGCTCTGGGTTTCTGTGGATGCTCGGGGCTGGCGCTCCTGTGCTTGGAGTGCTCCGGGCTGCCCTCGCTCCGGGGCTTCTGCAGGTGCTCTGGGCTGCCACTGCTCGCGTGGTGCTTGTGGTGGTCTGGGCTGTCAGTGCTGCCAGTGCTGGAGGTGCTGCTGCCGTCACCCACATCCCGCACATAGGGTGCGGTGGAGGCTGTGAGTTGGCACAGGCTGGCCTGGCTGTCGATGGAGCAGCGGCTGCCTGCGCAGCCTGCACCCTTCTCCTCATCTAGTAGCACACAGAGCTCCTTGAGTTCCATGTTCTCCTTCACCACTTCCTCCTGCTTCACCTCCAGGTCTTTCAGCTTCTGCAGGTATAAGGCCACTTCCTTGTGCATCACCCCGGCAGTGTAGCGACCCAGTCTCTGCCACTCCCGAGACACCCTCTTGCCTTTCTGCCGGTCATCATCCAGGAAACAGCAGAGGTCCCTCAGTTCCTGGTTGTCCTCCTGGAGTTTCTGGTTGATATCCTGAAAAGAGAGACACAACCATTCAAGGGAAGTACACATCTGAGGTGTCAGCAGGCTCAGACTTCCTGGAAAGGGAGAGCCTGTAACTGGTGAATTACCTGTGAGGTTaggggaggaggtgagggagtaGGAGGAAGCTGAAGATTTGTAGCTGtccataaaaattaaactaaCTTAAGTATCAGTTCTTTCCCTGCACAATACTTTACTTGCATTATGTCATCTAATTTTTACCCAAACATTTAGGGGATAATAATTATTATGGCCATAAAAATTAAACTAACTTAAGTATCAGTTCTATCCCTGCACAATACTTTACTTGCATTATGTCATCTAATTTTTACCTAAACATTAGGGGATAATAATTATTATGTCTCTTATACAGACGAGGAAACCGGACCTCACAACGCttcacttgtccaaggtcatctGGTCAGTAGTTAGGGAGCAACCAGTTCATTATCAAGAAATCAGTCACTAGATAAAAACAAGGctcccctgcctcaccctcaagaaagaaaaataactgctTGTGACCTTTGAAATGCTTAAGAGCCCTGAGACCACAGACctttcaacagagtaaacagcaaGCACTGCTTAGATCTTCAGCCCTGACATGGAATATGCAGCCCCAATTCCCCTGGTAGGGAAAGGCACAATTGCCCTCTAGTGGCATTTCAGCCCTGCACATCCAACCCCTCCTTGCCACACCCACCTGAACATCTCCCAGGCATCTCTCACTTATCTCAAGCAACCTGAGCCTTAAATTAAGAGACCTCTCTCCCCAAACTGCACCTCTCAGCAAATGCCTCCTCTTTCTGTTCCACTGTTCTTTATATGAACCTGGGGTCATCCCTGGCATCTCCTTCTCCTTCAACCTTCCATTTCAAAACCAAACAAGGCTTTGGAGCTCTACCTCCAAAATTTAGCTCATCTTGTCATTCCCATGTTTGAAATCCTTTAATCTCATGGCCCTTAGGATACAATGCAAAATCCTTTAAGTCACACAAGGCTCCAGGTACATTGATTCTGCCTACTTCTCCTGCATGAGTGATGATTCACTTGCTTGTTCACAAATATTCAGTAAACATCTATTACTGTACCAGGTACCAGTCCAGGTGGTAGGGATATATCAGTGGACACAGCAAAGACCCTGACATGGTACAGCTTTTATTGTGGTGGGAAAGACTGGCAAAAAACACGTATAGAACATAACGTCATGCAGTGAGAAGTTCTGGAAGGAAAATTGAAGCAGGTTAAAGAATACTCTTTTTCAAGAGAAGATACCGCTACAGAGAAGGGAAACATTTGAGCAGACACCTGGGTGGAATGAAGGAGCCAACATTTGAGTGAAGATGATCCCAGGCAGGGAGAGGGCAAGTAAAAAGCCCTAAGACCAGCATGAGAGCAAGAGCTCAAGTACAGGGAGGTGAGCATGCCTAAAGAACAGAGAGCAAGTCAACGGACATGGGAAAGGGGGTCTGAGAGGCATCAGCGCCTAGAACATGCAGGGCATGGTCAGCGACGGGAAAGGCTTTGGGTTGTTAGGGAGCTGAGGATAGAGGAGTGACATTACATGATTCCTTTTGCAAAGAATCTCCATAGTTGTGTGGAAAACAGACTGACTGGGGtaggggaggaaagaagggagggtcAGGATAAAGTGGAAGCTGCAAGATTAACAAGGAGGCTCCTGGGCTGATCCAGGTAGagggagatgatggtggcttggacgtGTGGTAGCAGTGGAGAAGGTGGGAACACCCCTCCTCATCACACACTGAGGCTGTGTTTCAGGTCCTCAAAGGGCAAGCCCTTTCCCTCTCACTTGGAATGCTCTCCCCAGCCTTCTAGACAACCATCAGGTCTCATTTTATAAGTCACTTCCCCATAGACACCATTCTATAGAAGGTCCACCCCCAATCTATGGTCTACCATCATCCCTCAGACTTACTGCAATTTGTAAGAAGAAATGTGTGAGTATGACCATTCATTCTAGACTACATCTTCTCTAGAGTCACAAGAACAGAGACCTCATCTATTTACTTCTGTGTATGGAGAACACAGCACTCCCTGCGTAAATACCTGAAgccaaggaatttttaaaatgactagCAGAGTTCCCACCTATTCTCCATTTATGCATACAGTCAAGGAGACAGCAGTTCCTTGAGGCACTGTAGTTTGGTAAGGATGAAACAGGGGCAGCTACAGGGCTGCTACCTAAGATTTCACTGCTTCAAAAAGCCTGAAAATCTTTGGTCTTGCGAACCGATCCAGAACTAGAGGTACTCAGAAAGGGGGCTGAATTCACTTAGACTCAGGCTGATTTCAACACTGCCCCTAACATAgactaaaaaacaaattataaaacacCTGTCAACCACATCCTCCACTTCCTAAAGTCATGGGAGTGAATTTGTGGGTATTAGGAAGAAGCTTATGCAGCTTAGTTTCTAACTCCAGTTCTAACTCTTGGCATCACCAACAACTCTGTTCCTTTGCTTCTAACTCCCACCTCTCCTTTTCGCTTCTCATTGCCACTTTCTGTTTTCAGGCCTGACCTTTGCCAacagcctcccaggcagcctccctgCCTTCGTTTGCACCATCCACTCCTTCCCCTCACCCACTCCAACGCAAGCACTCCTCAATCAGACCTTCAAAAATACTCCCTGCTATTCatgacataaagatggcaacaacagaaaCTGGGGGCTCTTAGGGGGGTAGGAAGGGAGGTAAAGGTTAAAAAACTATCagatactatgctcagtacctggaaGATGGGATTAATCATACccaaaacctcagcatcacacagtgtACTctccgaatctaaaataaaagttgaaatttaaaataaacaaaaaacaacaacacctGGGTTcaatggctcatatctgtaatcccaacactttgggaggccgaggtgggcagatcacttgaggtcaggagttcaagaccagtctggccaacgtggtgaaacctgtctctactaaaaatacaaaaattagccaagcatggtgacacgtgcctgtaatcccaggtacccaggaacctgaggcaggagaattgcttgaaccggggaggaggaggctgcagtgagccaagatcacgatacactacagcctgggcaacagagtgagaacttgtctcaaaaaaaaaaaaaaaaaaaaaaacaccaaaaataccCCCTGCATGTTTTGCCTCTCCTGTTTATCAAT
This genomic window from Pan troglodytes isolate AG18354 chromosome 12, NHGRI_mPanTro3-v2.0_pri, whole genome shotgun sequence contains:
- the CCDC85A gene encoding coiled-coil domain-containing protein 85A isoform X1, whose protein sequence is MSKAAGGAAAAAAAAESCSPAPAASSAAAPAPVEDLSKVSDEELLQWSKEELIRSLRRAEAEKVSAMLDHSNLIREVNRRLQLHLGEIRGLKDINQKLQEDNQELRDLCCFLDDDRQKGKRVSREWQRLGRYTAGVMHKEVALYLQKLKDLEVKQEEVVKENMELKELCVLLDEEKGAGCAGSRCSIDSQASLCQLTASTAPYVRDVGDGSSTSSTGSTDSPDHHKHHASSGSPEHLQKPRSEGSPEHSKHRSASPEHPQKPRACGTPDRPKALKGPSPEHHKPLCKGSPEQQRHPHPGSSPETLPKHVLSGSPEHFQKHRSGSSPEHTRHSGGSPEHLQKHDLGGSLEHLPRARGTSPEHLKQHYGGSPDHKHGGGGGGGGGSGGGSREGTLRRQAQEDGSPHHRNVYSGMNESTLSYVRQLEARVRQLEEENRMLPQASQNRRQPPTRNSSNMEKGWGPRARRVLQWWQGCRGIGRCLPTLPGSFRLSSGADGSNSSPNSAASFSGHATPSQQPEPVVHSLKVLDVQETIDRQQGKEYEHDLSETEKAIVREMCNVVWRKLGDAAGSCPGIRQHLSGNQYKGPM
- the CCDC85A gene encoding coiled-coil domain-containing protein 85A isoform X3, with translation MSKAAGGAAAAAAAAESCSPAPAASSAAAPAPVEDLSKVSDEELLQWSKEELIRSLRRAEAEKVSAMLDHSNLIREVNRRLQLHLGEIRGLKDINQKLQEDNQELRDLCCFLDDDRQKGKRVSREWQRLGRYTAGVMHKEVALYLQKLKDLEVKQEEVVKENMELKELCVLLDEEKGAGCAGSRCSIDSQASLCQLTASTAPYVRDVGDGSSTSSTGSTDSPDHHKHHASSGSPEHLQKPRSEGSPEHSKHRSASPEHPQKPRACGTPDRPKALKGPSPEHHKPLCKGSPEQQRHPHPGSSPETLPKHVLSGSPEHFQKHRSGSSPEHTRHSGGSPEHLQKHDLGGSLEHLPRARGTSPEHLKQHYGGSPDHKHGGGGGGGGGSGGGSREGTLRRQAQEDGSPHHRNVYSGMNESTLSYVRQLEARVRQLEEENRMLPQGSFRLSSGADGSNSSPNSAASFSGHATPSQQPEPVVHSLKVLDVQETIDRQQGKEYEHDLSETEKAIVREMCNVVWRKLGDAAGSCPGIRQHLSGNQYKGPM
- the CCDC85A gene encoding coiled-coil domain-containing protein 85A isoform X7 yields the protein MSKAAGGAAAAAAAAESCSPAPAASSAAAPAPVEDLSKVSDEELLQWSKEELIRSLRRAEAEKVSAMLDHSNLIREVNRRLQLHLGEIRGLKDINQKLQEDNQELRDLCCFLDDDRQKGKRVSREWQRLGRYTAGVMHKEVALYLQKLKDLEVKQEEVVKENMELKELCVLLDEEKGAGCAGSRCSIDSQASLCQLTASTAPYVRDVGDGSSTSSTGSTDSPDHHKHHASSGSPEHLQKPRSEGSPEHSKHRSASPEHPQKPRACGTPDRPKALKGPSPEHHKPLCKGSPEQQRHPHPGSSPETLPKHVLSGSPEHFQKHRSGSSPEHTRHSGGSPEHLQKHDLGGSLEHLPRARGTSPEHLKQHYGGSPDHKHGGGGGGGGGSGGGSREGTLRRQAQEDGSPHHRNVYSGMNESTLSYVRQLEARVRQLEEENRMLPQIKAVKIKLVLSSGEEEPTGSADGASVQPPWQVIPSECRAP
- the CCDC85A gene encoding coiled-coil domain-containing protein 85A isoform X5 — translated: MSKAAGGAAAAAAAAESCSPAPAASSAAAPAPVEDLSKVSDEELLQWSKEELIRSLRRAEAEKVSAMLDHSNLIREVNRRLQLHLGEIRGLKDINQKLQEDNQELRDLCCFLDDDRQKGKRVSREWQRLGRYTAGVMHKEVALYLQKLKDLEVKQEEVVKENMELKELCVLLDEEKGAGCAGSRCSIDSQASLCQLTASTAPYVRDVGDGSSTSSTGSTDSPDHHKHHASSGSPEHLQKPRSEGSPEHSKHRSASPEHPQKPRACGTPDRPKALKGPSPEHHKPLCKGSPEQQRHPHPGSSPETLPKHVLSGSPEHFQKHRSGSSPEHTRHSGGSPEHLQKHDLGGSLEHLPRARGTSPEHLKQHYGGSPDHKHGGGGGGGGGSGGGSREGTLRRQAQEDGSPHHRNVYSGMNESTLSYVRQLEARVRQLEEENRMLPQGSFRLSSGADGSNSSPNSAASFSGHATPSQQPEPVVHSLKVVWRKLGDAAGSCPGIRQHLSGNQYKGPM
- the CCDC85A gene encoding coiled-coil domain-containing protein 85A isoform X2, whose amino-acid sequence is MSKAAGGAAAAAAAAESCSPAPAASSAAAPAPVEDLSKVSDEELLQWSKEELIRSLRRAEAEKVSAMLDHSNLIREVNRRLQLHLGEIRGLKDINQKLQEDNQELRDLCCFLDDDRQKGKRVSREWQRLGRYTAGVMHKEVALYLQKLKDLEVKQEEVVKENMELKELCVLLDEEKGAGCAGSRCSIDSQASLCQLTASTAPYVRDVGDGSSTSSTGSTDSPDHHKHHASSGSPEHLQKPRSEGSPEHSKHRSASPEHPQKPRACGTPDRPKALKGPSPEHHKPLCKGSPEQQRHPHPGSSPETLPKHVLSGSPEHFQKHRSGSSPEHTRHSGGSPEHLQKHDLGGSLEHLPRARGTSPEHLKQHYGGSPDHKHGGGGGGGGGSGGGSREGTLRRQAQEDGSPHHRNVYSGMNESTLSYVRQLEARVRQLEEENRMLPQASQNRRQPPTRNSSNMEKGWGPRARRVLQWWQGCRGIGRCLPTLPGSFRLSSGADGSNSSPNSAASFSGHATPSQQPEPVVHSLKVVWRKLGDAAGSCPGIRQHLSGNQYKGPM
- the CCDC85A gene encoding coiled-coil domain-containing protein 85A isoform X8: MSKAAGGAAAAAAAAESCSPAPAASSAAAPAPVEDLSKVSDEELLQWSKEELIRSLRRAEAEKVSAMLDHSNLIREVNRRLQLHLGEIRGLKDINQKLQEDNQELRDLCCFLDDDRQKGKRVSREWQRLGRYTAGVMHKEVALYLQKLKDLEVKQEEVVKENMELKELCVLLDEEKGAGCAGSRCSIDSQASLCQLTASTAPYVRDVGDGSSTSSTGSTDSPDHHKHHASSGSPEHLQKPRSEGSPEHSKHRSASPEHPQKPRACGTPDRPKALKGPSPEHHKPLCKGSPEQQRHPHPGSSPETLPKHVLSGSPEHFQKHRSGSSPEHTRHSGGSPEHLQKHDLGGSLEHLPRARGTSPEHLKQHYGGSPDHKHGGGGGGGGGSGGGSREGTLRRQAQEDGSPHHRNVYSGMNESTLSYVRQLEARVRQLEEENRMLPQVVWRKLGDAAGSCPGIRQHLSGNQYKGPM
- the CCDC85A gene encoding coiled-coil domain-containing protein 85A isoform X6, yielding MSKAAGGAAAAAAAAESCSPAPAASSAAAPAPVEDLSKVSDEELLQWSKEELIRSLRRAEAEKVSAMLDHSNLIREVNRRLQLHLGEIRGLKDINQKLQEDNQELRDLCCFLDDDRQKGKRVSREWQRLGRYTAGVMHKEVALYLQKLKDLEVKQEEVVKENMELKELCVLLDEEKGAGCAGSRCSIDSQASLCQLTASTAPYVRDVGDGSSTSSTGSTDSPDHHKHHASSGSPEHLQKPRSEGSPEHSKHRSASPEHPQKPRACGTPDRPKALKGPSPEHHKPLCKGSPEQQRHPHPGSSPETLPKHVLSGSPEHFQKHRSGSSPEHTRHSGGSPEHLQKHDLGGSLEHLPRARGTSPEHLKQHYGGSPDHKHGGGGGGGGGSGGGSREGTLRRQAQEDGSPHHRNVYSGMNGGLCGGNLEMLQVRVLELGNICQETSTKDQCEMHSFSNRRSPLPESDRRQEEEKGKSGFPQTWTHGITWSDCTLHISPL
- the CCDC85A gene encoding coiled-coil domain-containing protein 85A isoform X9, whose amino-acid sequence is MSKAAGGAAAAAAAAESCSPAPAASSAAAPAPVEDLSKVSDEELLQWSKEELIRSLRRAEAEKVSAMLDHSNLIREVNRRLQLHLGEIRGLKDINQKLQEDNQELRDLCCFLDDDRQKGKRVSREWQRLGRYTAGVMHKEVALYLQKLKDLEVKQEEVVKENMELKELCVLLDEEKGAGCAGSRCSIDSQASLCQLTASTAPYVRDVGDGSSTSSTGSTDSPDHHKHHASSGSPEHLQKPRSEGSPEHSKHRSASPEHPQKPRACGTPDRPKALKGPSPEHHKPLCKGSPEQQRHPHPGSSPETLPKHVLSGSPEHFQKHRSGSSPEHTRHSGGSPEHLQKHDLGGSLEHLPRARGTSPEHLKQHYGGSPDHKHGGGGGGGGGSGGGSREGTLRRQAQEDGSPHHRNVYSGMNGCVEETWRCCRFVSWN
- the CCDC85A gene encoding coiled-coil domain-containing protein 85A isoform X4 yields the protein MSKAAGGAAAAAAAAESCSPAPAASSAAAPAPVEDLSKVSDEELLQWSKEELIRSLRRAEAEKVSAMLDHSNLIREVNRRLQLHLGEIRGLKDINQKLQEDNQELRDLCCFLDDDRQKGKRVSREWQRLGRYTAGVMHKEVALYLQKLKDLEVKQEEVVKENMELKELCVLLDEEKGAGCAGSRCSIDSQASLCQLTASTAPYVRDVGDGSSTSSTGSTDSPDHHKHHASSGSPEHLQKPRSEGSPEHSKHRSASPEHPQKPRACGTPDRPKALKGPSPEHHKPLCKGSPEQQRHPHPGSSPETLPKHVLSGSPEHFQKHRSGSSPEHTRHSGGSPEHLQKHDLGGSLEHLPRARGTSPEHLKQHYGGSPDHKHGGGGGGGGGSGGGSREGTLRRQAQEDGSPHHRNVYSGMNGGVLLGCHQGLMGVTVHPTLQLASVDMPHLPSSLNLWYILLRLCGGNLEMLQVRVLELGNICQETSTKDQCEMHSFSNRRSPLPESDRRQEEEKGKSGFPQTWTHGITWSDCTLHISPL